A window of Nicotiana tabacum cultivar K326 chromosome 24, ASM71507v2, whole genome shotgun sequence contains these coding sequences:
- the LOC142178266 gene encoding S-protein homolog 5-like — protein sequence MSYFKNINLLFLFIFALNLALVTSSGLTPRLGLFSPGYLMHIIDNIPNNSPPLTLRCQSKDDDLGYHTLNVTGQEFRFKFQEQFGGGTLFFCHFYWNGKDKSFDVFNDYISDQCGSLGVLVSECFWKVQEDGFYFGPHQDATFEKKYSW from the coding sequence ATGAGTTATTTCAAGAATATCAACCTTCTCTTCTTATTCATATTTGCACTTAACCTTGCTCTAGTTACAAGTTCTGGTTTGACCCCTAGACTTGGTTTATTTAGTCCTGGTTATCTAATGCACATTATTGACAACATCCCAAATAATTCTCCACCTTTGACTCTTCGTTGTCAATCTAAAGATGACGATCTAGGGTATCACACACTCAATGTCACTGGTCAAGAGTTTAGATTTAAGTTTCAAGAACAATTTGGTGGTGGTACATTATTCTTCTGCCATTTTTATTGGAATGGTAAAGACAAATCATTTGATGTTTTCAATGATTATATTTCTGACCAATGTGGATCACTTGGCGTTTTAGTGTCTGAATGTTTTTGGAAAGTGCAAGAGGATGGTTTCTATTTTGGACCTCATCAAGATGCTACATTTGAGAAGAAATATTCGTGGTAA